A single genomic interval of Penicillium psychrofluorescens genome assembly, chromosome: 2 harbors:
- a CDS encoding uncharacterized protein (ID:PFLUO_002315-T1.cds;~source:funannotate), translating into MDSHGTADSPSLAWRAATSTTMWGVGGLCRAFLSCLTHAEVHGGEDFTALLDSRHQRSGRSKGLITVSNHTSVMDDPLVWGLLPFRFWNRRWSFGSHDICYQNRPLAFFFTMGQVLPTHRLVHSQFGGLAQPAVTQAIRLLSKGPFPVDHHRATPDRQHWSLRNVCVDPFSDLPVAYTTNGEDAHQAPSAFACNTYSWVHIFPEGKIHQAPRKTMRYFKWGIARLILEATECPDVVPMWIEGFDEIMHESREFPRFLPRPGKHVSVTFGSKVDSDAVFGDMRSRWQKLKAKAEAADPQSRNLPLGVLSEELLNNQEAVELRKEVTMKVRNLVLEVRRSRGLPDEDPKEGLVETWLEEGPKREGHMKDDSWVRDI; encoded by the exons ATGGATTCCCATGGCACAGCCGACTCCCCCTCTCTCGCCTGGCGCGCAGCCACCTCCACGACCATGTGGGGAGTGGGCGGCCTGTGTCGCGCATTTCTTTCGTGCCTCACGCATGCCGAGGTccatggcggagaagattTCACCGCGCTCCTCGACTCACGGCATCAGCGGTCAGGTCGGTCAAAGGGGTTGATCACAG TATCGAATCATACCAGTGT CATGGACGATCCGCTGGTCTGGGGGCTGCTACCTTTTCGATTCTGGAATCGGCGGTGGTCATTCGGTAGCCATGATATCTGTTACCAGAATCG GCCACTTGCCTTTTTCTTCACCATGGGACAGGTCTTGCCTACGCACCGTCTCGTGCATTCGCAGTTCGGCGGTCTGGCACAGCCTGCCGTCACACAAGCGATCAGGTTATTGTCCAAGGGCCCCTTCCCCGTCGATCACCACCGCGCGACCCCAGACCGCCAGCATTGGAGTCTCCGAAACGTCTGCGTCGACCCTTTCTCCGACCTCCCGGTAGCCTACACAACCAACGGCGAGGACGCGCACCAAGCACCCTCGGCCTTCGCGTGCAATACCTACTCGTGGGTGCACATCTTCCCCGAAGGCAAGATCCACCAGGCCCCGCGGAAAACAATGCGTTACTTCAAGTGGGGAATCGCGCGGCTCATTCTCGAAGCCACCGAGTGTCCGGACGTGGTGCCTATGTGGATCGAGGGgttcgacgagatcatgcATGAAAGTCGCGAGTTCCCACGGTTCCTGCCACGACCTGGGAAACATGTCAGCGTGACGTTCGGCTCCAAGGTCGACTCGGACGCGGTCTTTGGGGATATGAGGTCGCGATGGcagaagctcaaggccaaggctgaggCGGCCGATCCCCAATCGCGAAATCTTCCGCTTGGTGTCTTGAGCGAGGAGCTGCTGAACAACCAAGAGGCCGTGGAGCTCCGCAAAGAAGTCACGATGAAAGTGCGAAACCTCGTGCTGGAGGTCCGACGATCGCGCGGCCTGCCAGACGAGGATCCTAAGGAAGGACTAGTCGAGACCTGGCTTGAGGAGGGACCCAAGCGTGAGGGCCACATGAAGGATGATTCCTGGGTTCGAGATATCTGA
- a CDS encoding uncharacterized protein (ID:PFLUO_002316-T1.cds;~source:funannotate): protein MFKPTSSLLGGLLWKTPWRLSSPQKARQRKRLRNVDRVVDTISAALQRTGQTSKAVERWYAEMPREEEMLPKDKYTIFDKKEKKYRKSIHKLPKWTRVSQRVNPPGF from the exons aTGTTCAAGCCCACTTCATCCCTTCTCGGGGGTCTTCTCTG gAAGACCCCATGGCGCCTCTCCTCGCCCCAAAAAGCCCGCCAACGCAAGCGCCTGCGCAACGTGGACCGCGTCGTCGACACCATCAGCGCCGCCCTCCAGCGCACCGGACAGACCTCCAAGGCTGTTGAGCGGTGGTATGCCGAGATGCcgcgcgaggaggagatgttgCCCAAGGACAAGTACACGATCTTCGAtaagaaggagaagaagtacCGGAAGAGTATTCACA AGCTGCCGAAGTGGACTCGTGTCAGCCAGCGGGTGAATCCTCCTGGTTTCTAA
- a CDS encoding uncharacterized protein (ID:PFLUO_002317-T1.cds;~source:funannotate), with the protein MAPLYLRQIIHSLTPNPPHLPEDTPTSSAPIPKRPSPVVFVELFAITFAIFVLAVLLWKIGRFIRSFNKHKVLREGKPPTARYARTWYGWVPLNTHKRNKRVFYRCFARLREWTAWKSTRADYRWVWWDPDQKEMQRRRHERRFLRWLPEWVQSYDYSPADGFCPSQLLPTCHGARRDHNATSGSSIVARSLRGPHLADAIRDLRSSGTERQGERQTPFYPDVFSAPAVIVDCAYDEDTQCQSLCTRAVAAKARPCTDNITLFQCPHPSSRKMAPCAITHEYRSSGQPRLLLAQNNTQQPSVPDDYRQTWRKSQQDRQTPQLPSPSRHRRLRRYRVWSARMQMQTERPQRNWAAPSGPPGSPITELLPSCTSDRAVASCASDSIQRKECSGNQWESCDKVYRAIEGMLMRRHTRLLALDQVGFETTKWNSAPARVHLSKGPLSRTAVPLEHPEWQPMPQTRRDADILVPSEVMHLDNSAYNSKTSKRPQALPIPEGPKCKEDLCDWEVRMMHKLDRKLVWLFNEFTPGQKPYHFAILANHWLNRETWLVIDPVSRVPIDARREWGDPRFNVPYPPPTFSSKPKYPVVPRKQTRIPRIESWRVAVNQQRKTSGIREALRTVELYEESADEPPDGHIDPACWILRKPPQGFEMSTRQKTAWYEGGAGWQEKLDDWQHVRHGYLMHKLIYGGRVNRTWFKEAVAQINKPLRSLSPT; encoded by the coding sequence ATGGCGCCTTTGTATCTTCGACAGATCATTCACTCACTGACTCCAAatcctccccatctccccgaAGACACGCCCACCTCGTCGGCCCCGATACCCAAGCGCCCCAGCCCCGTGGTGTTTGTTGAGCTTTTCGCAATCACCTTTGCCATCTTCGTGCTAGCGGTACTGTTGTGGAAGATTGGCCGGTTCATCCGTTCCTTCAATAAGCACAAGGTGCTGCGCGAAGGGAAGCCTCCGACGGCTCGATATGCGCGAACATGGTACGGCTGGGTGCCTCTGAACACCCACAAACGGAACAAGAGAGTTTTCTACCGATGCTTTGCCCGGCTCCGAGAGTGGACAGCGTGGAAATCGACCAGGGCAGACTATCGCtgggtgtggtgggatcCCGATCAGAAGGAAATGCAACGTCGTCGGCACGAACGGCGGTTTCTCAGATGGCTGCCCGAGTGGGTTCAGAGCTATGATTATAGCCCGGCTGATGGCTTCTGCCCTTCACAACTTTTGCCCACATGCCACGGTGCAAGAAGGGATCACAATGCAACATCGGGTTCTTCCATCGTCGCCAGATCCTTGAGAGGACCACACCTTGCCGACGCGATTCGAGATCTGCGATCTAGCGGTACTGAACGGCAAGGCGAAAGGCAAACTCCATTCTATCCGGATGTCTTCAGCGCGCCTGCAGTAATTGTTGATTGCGCCTATGATGAGGACACGCAATGCCAATCGTTGTGTACGAGAGCGGTGGCCGCTAAAGCTCGGCCATGCACGGACAATATCACTCTCTTTCAGTGTCctcacccttcttctcgcaAGATGGCTCCGTGTGCAATCACTCACGAATACCGGTCTAGCGGACAGCCGAGGCTGTTGCTTGCACAGAACAATACCCAGCAACCGAGTGTGCCAGATGACTATCGACAAACATGGAGAAAGTCTCAACAGGATAGACAAACACCACAGCTGCCATCCCCGTCCCGTCACCGACGTTTACGCAGATACCGGGTGTGGTCAGCGAGGATGCAGATGCAAACAGAAAGGCCTCAGCGGAACTGGGCTGCACCTTCAGGCCCTCCCGGTAGCCCGATTACCGAGTTGCTGCCCAGCTGTACGTCGGATCGAGCTGTCGCCTCTTGCGCCTCAGACTCAATTCAAAGAAAAGAGTGCAGTGGGAATCAGTGGGAGTCGTGTGATAAAGTATACCGAGCGATTGAGGGCATGCTCATGCGACGACATACGCGGTTGCTGGCTTTAGACCAAGTGGGCTTTGAGACCACGAAATGGAATTCAGCACCCGCACGCGTTCACTTGTCGAAAGGGCCATTATCCCGAACCGCGGTGCCGTTAGAACATCCGGAATGGCAGCCAATGCCACAAACAAGAAGGGACGCGGATATCCTCGTTCCTAGCGAGGTGATGCACCTCGACAACTCAGCCTACAACTCCAAAACCTCCAAACGGCCACAAGCCTTACCGATCCCGGAGGGACCAAAATGCAAGGAGGACCTATGTGACTGGGAAGTCCGAATGATGCACAAGTTGGATCGAAAATTGGTATGGCTTTTCAATGAATTCACCCCCGGCCAAAAACCCTATCACTTTGCGATTCTCGCCAACCACTGGCTAAACAGGGAAACATGGCTGGTGATCGACCCGGTCTCGAGAGTTCCGATAGATGCACGCCGAGAATGGGGGGACCCTCGTTTCAACGTCCCATATCCCCCGCCAACTTTCAGCTCCAAACCGAAGTACCCCGTTGTCCCGAGGAAACAAACTCGCATTCCTCGCATCGAGTCATGGCGTGTGGCGGTCAATCAGCAAAGAAAGACGTCGGGCATTCGCGAGGCGCTTCGGACGGTGGAGCTATATGAAGAGTCGGCGGATGAGCCGCCAGACGGGCATATCGATCCGGCCTGTTGGATTTTGCGCAAACCTCCCCAGGGGTTTGAGATGTCGACGCGACAGAAAACTGCCTGGTATGAGGGGGGTGCCGGGTGGCAAGAGAAGCTCGACGACTGGCAGCATGTCCGGCATGGATATCTTATGCACAAGTTGATATATGGAGGCCGAGTTAACCGAACATGGTTTAAAGAGGCCGTGGCGCAAATCAACAAACCGCTCCGCTCACTCAGCCCTACGTGA
- a CDS encoding uncharacterized protein (ID:PFLUO_002319-T1.cds;~source:funannotate) — MAEHHALKQPFNLTVGSLANEANFPEPHSFVPERWLVKNENGEEIVRSDLKKYLVSF; from the coding sequence ATGGCCGAGCATCATGCCTTAAAGCAGCCTTTTAATCTTACTGTCGGTTCCCTAGCCAACGAGGCCAATTTTCCGGAGCCGCACTCCTTCGTCCCGGAGCGATGGCTAGTCAAGAACGAGAACGGAGAGGAGATAGTGCGTAGTGACCTAAAGAAGTATCTCGTGTCATTTG